A genomic region of Phragmites australis chromosome 2, lpPhrAust1.1, whole genome shotgun sequence contains the following coding sequences:
- the LOC133899921 gene encoding transcription factor PHYTOCHROME INTERACTING FACTOR-LIKE 15-like isoform X2: MSDGNEFAELLWENGLAVVHGRRKQPQTAFPPFSCAGGTSSRAQEKHPGGDPVALLKTGGVFGVTGMAPSVHHDFSSGLGATHDNGDLDDTVPWIHYPIIDDDNAAPALEADYSQDFFSEFQAAAAAATNLSSLPPSNHNAVNSRSTPVATSGKEPEPSKGSHRMSTPTTRPEPQAEFATAKEPRPGEGDGGEGLMNFSLFSRPAAMARASLQSAQRPRQGINKVSNVTATTGTHVESTVVQATSGPRTAPVFTDQRTAWPQPKEVRFACAAAPTAAAGNLQQEMPCDRAGNNITLQKKVEAWKAPEAAVATSSVCSANDAGIGNDESWRQQKRKSQAECSVSQDDDLEDESCGLIRSSSRGTKRRRTTEVHNLSERRRRDRINEKMRALQELIPNCNKIDKASMLDEAIEYLKTLQLQVQMMYMGSGLCIPPMLLPPTMQHLQMPPMAHFPHLGMGLGYGVGVFDMNSTAGVPLQPMPGAHFPCSMIPGAAQQGFGIPGRNTLPMFGVSRQAIHPSVSSVQPFSCLAGLPVRPNQAPQVSATMANMVQEQQQAMAYQQQQSLNNEASQGATTGGPQLQTILQVENQQFSVPPSAQTESSQFLDGGSNRTNTTGRNVAET; encoded by the exons AT GTCCGACGGCAACGAGTTCGCCGAGCTGCTGTGGGAGAACGGACTGGCGGTGGTGCATGGGCGGCGAAAGCAGCCCCAGACAGCCTTCCCGCCTTTCAGCTGCGCCGGCGGCACCAGCAGCAGAGCCCAAGAAAAGCACCCCGGCGGCGACCCCGTGGCGCTGTTAAAGACGGGCGGCGTCTTTGGCGTCACGGGCATGGCCCCATCGGTTCACCACGATTTCTCTTCCGGTCTAGGCGCCACCCATGACAACGGCGATCTTGACGACACTGTGCCATGGATCCACTACCCCATCATCGACGACGACAACGCTGCGCCTGCCTTGGAAGCCGACTACAGCCAGGATTTCTTCTCGGAGTTCCAGGCAGCGGCAGCCGCGGCGACGAACCTCAGCTCTCTGCCACCTTCTAACCACAACGCCGTCAACAGCAGAAGTACCCCGGTTGCCACCAGCGGCAAAGAACCAGAACCCTCAAAGGGAAGCCACCGCATGTCAACTCCCACCACCAGGCCCGAGCCACAGGCGGAGTTTGCGACCGCCAAGGAGCCTCGACCGGGCgagggcgacggcggagaagGCTTGATGAacttctccctcttctctcgGCCGGCAGCCATGGCGCGGGCAAGCCTGCAGAGCGCGCAGAGGCCACGACAAGGCATAAACAAGGTGTCCAACGTCACTGCAACTACAGGCACCCACGTGGAGTCCACGGTTGTCCAGGCGACCAGCGGGCCAAGAACCGCCCCTGTGTTCACGGACCAAAGGACGGCGTGGCCTCAGCCAAAAGAGGTGCGGTTCGCATGCGCAGCTGCGCCGACGGCCGCAGCTGGAAACCTGCAGCAAGAGATGCCTTGTGACAGGGCTGgcaacaacataactctacaGAAGAAGGTTGAGGCGTGGAAGGCGCCTGAGGCTGCAGTCGCGACTTCGTCGGTCTGCTCCGCCAATGATGCTGGAATTGGAAATGATGAGTCCTGGCGCCAACAGAAGAGGAAAAGCCAAGCTGAGTGTTCTGTTAGTCAAGATGAT GATCTTGAAGATGAGTCCTGTGGGTTGATAAGATCTTCCAGCAGAGGCACGAAGCGCAGGCGCACAACCGAGGTGCACAATTTATCAGAAAGG AGGAGAAGGGACAGGATCAATGAAAAAATGCGTGCACTGCAAGAGCTCATTCCCAACTGCAACAAG ATTGACAAAGCCTCGATGCTGGATGAAGCTATAGAGTACCTCAAAACCCTTCAACTTCAAGTTCAG ATGATGTATATGGGAAGTGGGTTGTGCATTCCTCCAATGctgctaccaccaaccatgcaGCACCTGCAAATGCCTCCAATGGCTCATTTCCCTCATCTCGGCATGGGATTGGGGTACGGGGTGGGTGTCTTCGACATGAACAGCACCGCAGGGGTTCCACTTCAGCCCATGCCTGGTGCTCATTTTCCTTGCTCGATGATCCCAGGCGCGGCACAGCAAGGTTTTGGAATACCTGGCAGAAACACGTTGCCGATGTTTGGAGTTTCCAGGCAAGCAATTCATCCGTCAGTGTCTAGTGTACAACCCTTTTCATGTTTGGCTGGTCTTCCTGTTAGGCCAAACCAGGCCCCTCAAGTCTCTGCCACTATGGCTAACATGGTTCAGGAGCAACAGCAAGCCATGGCATATCAACAGCAGCAAAGTCTGAACAACGAAGCTAGTCAGGGAGCAACTACAGGAGGTCCACAATTACAAACCATCCTTCAG GTTGAGAACCAGCAATTCAGTGTGCCCCCTTCGGCACAAACAGAAAGCAGTCAATTTTTGGATGGTGGCAGCAACAGGACTAATACTACAGGGAGAAATGTGGCTGAAACATAA
- the LOC133899921 gene encoding transcription factor PHYTOCHROME INTERACTING FACTOR-LIKE 15-like isoform X1 has product MSDGNEFAELLWENGLAVVHGRRKQPQTAFPPFSCAGGTSSRAQEKHPGGDPVALLKTGGVFGVTGMAPSVHHDFSSGLGATHDNGDLDDTVPWIHYPIIDDDNAAPALEADYSQDFFSEFQAAAAAATNLSSLPPSNHNAVNSRSTPVATSGKEPEPSKGSHRMSTPTTRPEPQAEFATAKEPRPGEGDGGEGLMNFSLFSRPAAMARASLQSAQRPRQGINKVSNVTATTGTHVESTVVQATSGPRTAPVFTDQRTAWPQPKEVRFACAAAPTAAAGNLQQEMPCDRAGNNITLQKKVEAWKAPEAAVATSSVCSANDAGIGNDESWRQQKRKSQAECSVSQDDDLEDESCGLIRSSSRGTKRRRTTEVHNLSERRRRDRINEKMRALQELIPNCNKIDKASMLDEAIEYLKTLQLQVQQMMYMGSGLCIPPMLLPPTMQHLQMPPMAHFPHLGMGLGYGVGVFDMNSTAGVPLQPMPGAHFPCSMIPGAAQQGFGIPGRNTLPMFGVSRQAIHPSVSSVQPFSCLAGLPVRPNQAPQVSATMANMVQEQQQAMAYQQQQSLNNEASQGATTGGPQLQTILQVENQQFSVPPSAQTESSQFLDGGSNRTNTTGRNVAET; this is encoded by the exons AT GTCCGACGGCAACGAGTTCGCCGAGCTGCTGTGGGAGAACGGACTGGCGGTGGTGCATGGGCGGCGAAAGCAGCCCCAGACAGCCTTCCCGCCTTTCAGCTGCGCCGGCGGCACCAGCAGCAGAGCCCAAGAAAAGCACCCCGGCGGCGACCCCGTGGCGCTGTTAAAGACGGGCGGCGTCTTTGGCGTCACGGGCATGGCCCCATCGGTTCACCACGATTTCTCTTCCGGTCTAGGCGCCACCCATGACAACGGCGATCTTGACGACACTGTGCCATGGATCCACTACCCCATCATCGACGACGACAACGCTGCGCCTGCCTTGGAAGCCGACTACAGCCAGGATTTCTTCTCGGAGTTCCAGGCAGCGGCAGCCGCGGCGACGAACCTCAGCTCTCTGCCACCTTCTAACCACAACGCCGTCAACAGCAGAAGTACCCCGGTTGCCACCAGCGGCAAAGAACCAGAACCCTCAAAGGGAAGCCACCGCATGTCAACTCCCACCACCAGGCCCGAGCCACAGGCGGAGTTTGCGACCGCCAAGGAGCCTCGACCGGGCgagggcgacggcggagaagGCTTGATGAacttctccctcttctctcgGCCGGCAGCCATGGCGCGGGCAAGCCTGCAGAGCGCGCAGAGGCCACGACAAGGCATAAACAAGGTGTCCAACGTCACTGCAACTACAGGCACCCACGTGGAGTCCACGGTTGTCCAGGCGACCAGCGGGCCAAGAACCGCCCCTGTGTTCACGGACCAAAGGACGGCGTGGCCTCAGCCAAAAGAGGTGCGGTTCGCATGCGCAGCTGCGCCGACGGCCGCAGCTGGAAACCTGCAGCAAGAGATGCCTTGTGACAGGGCTGgcaacaacataactctacaGAAGAAGGTTGAGGCGTGGAAGGCGCCTGAGGCTGCAGTCGCGACTTCGTCGGTCTGCTCCGCCAATGATGCTGGAATTGGAAATGATGAGTCCTGGCGCCAACAGAAGAGGAAAAGCCAAGCTGAGTGTTCTGTTAGTCAAGATGAT GATCTTGAAGATGAGTCCTGTGGGTTGATAAGATCTTCCAGCAGAGGCACGAAGCGCAGGCGCACAACCGAGGTGCACAATTTATCAGAAAGG AGGAGAAGGGACAGGATCAATGAAAAAATGCGTGCACTGCAAGAGCTCATTCCCAACTGCAACAAG ATTGACAAAGCCTCGATGCTGGATGAAGCTATAGAGTACCTCAAAACCCTTCAACTTCAAGTTCAG CAGATGATGTATATGGGAAGTGGGTTGTGCATTCCTCCAATGctgctaccaccaaccatgcaGCACCTGCAAATGCCTCCAATGGCTCATTTCCCTCATCTCGGCATGGGATTGGGGTACGGGGTGGGTGTCTTCGACATGAACAGCACCGCAGGGGTTCCACTTCAGCCCATGCCTGGTGCTCATTTTCCTTGCTCGATGATCCCAGGCGCGGCACAGCAAGGTTTTGGAATACCTGGCAGAAACACGTTGCCGATGTTTGGAGTTTCCAGGCAAGCAATTCATCCGTCAGTGTCTAGTGTACAACCCTTTTCATGTTTGGCTGGTCTTCCTGTTAGGCCAAACCAGGCCCCTCAAGTCTCTGCCACTATGGCTAACATGGTTCAGGAGCAACAGCAAGCCATGGCATATCAACAGCAGCAAAGTCTGAACAACGAAGCTAGTCAGGGAGCAACTACAGGAGGTCCACAATTACAAACCATCCTTCAG GTTGAGAACCAGCAATTCAGTGTGCCCCCTTCGGCACAAACAGAAAGCAGTCAATTTTTGGATGGTGGCAGCAACAGGACTAATACTACAGGGAGAAATGTGGCTGAAACATAA